Below is a genomic region from Sorghum bicolor cultivar BTx623 chromosome 9, Sorghum_bicolor_NCBIv3, whole genome shotgun sequence.
CGTGTGTGACAATTCTGTTACAACGAATCAACGATCATCTATCTCCCTGACACAGTTTTGGATTTAATCCTGGGAATTTTATATGCCTTTTCTTTACCAACCGTCCTGATATGATTTTCCTGTCACCTCAACGGCTACTTGATTATGATCGGCAGGAAAGATAACACATTCCGGGCTGGCAGTGATAGATGTCCCCAGGTGAGATGAcaccggccgccctgcccctgcaCGGAGAAGAGAAGACAACCCACTAAGCAAGCAAGGCATGTGTGCCATGTCCAGCACCCCCACTCCAGCTACCTTACTGCCCATCAAAGCCACCCAAACAAATCTTCCATTCCTCATCACCATCCATCCACCATGCCAATGCCATGCTCTCCCTAGTCCAAGTATTGCAGTGCAAGAGCCCATCCATCATACCCATGCATTGGCCAATGGCCATGAATGGCCATGGCCAGCCACAAACAGATCAAACGGTGTTGAATAGTACCCtgtacagagagagagagagagagattaaaaaaatatataaaagggCTAGGAGTAACTAATAAACAAACACAGCAAGCAAGCAAACAGAGGCATAATTAGCACCACCTTGTAAGGTGTAATCCATGTGCCTACCCCTGCTATATAACAATCCAAACCCCCTCTCAGCAGCTGCTGCCTGCTTTTTGCCTTACTCTCTCTTTCTTTCACACAATCCCACTACTTGTTAGTTTGGTTTTCTCTTTACTTCCTCATTGGTGAGTAGTGTCCTGgccatggcgtcgaggaggagGGGCTTCTCGGgcctgccgccgccggcgtGCCTGCCGGTGGTGGTGCTCGTCGTGTGCCTGGCAGCCGCCGTGGCGGTGTCGGGCGAGCCGCTGCCGCAGTACTACAATGCCATCTTCAGCTTCGGCGACTCCTTCTCCGACACGGGCAACTTCGTCATCATCAACTCCGGCAAGCTGCCCAACATGCCCAAGTTCCCGCCGCCGTACGCCAGGTGCTCCAACGGCCGCCTCGTCATCGACTTCCTGGGTAAGTTCGTTGCTGCCATCGTTGATTTTCATTGGATTGATGATGATTGAACAAGGGCAGCCAACTAGTAATAAATTGACTGATTGATTTGATTTGACTGACAACTGCAACTGCAACTGCAGCCGAGGCGTTCGGTCTTCCTCTCCTCCCACCGTCGGCGAACAAGGGCACCAACTTCAGCCAGGGCGCCAACTTCGCGGTGATGGGGGCGACAGCGCTAGACCTGAAATACTTCAAGGACAACAACGTGTGGAGCATCCCTCCGTTCAACACCTCCATGAACGTGCAGCTCGAGTGGTTCCAAGAAGTGAAGCAGAGCATCTGCCCATCGGACCCATCCACCTGCCGCGCGCTCTTCGCCAAGTCCCTGTTCGTGTTCGGCGAGTTCGGCGGCAACGACTACAGCTTCGCGTGGAAGGCGGACTGGTCGCTGGAGAAAGTGAAGACGACGCTGGTGCCCGCCGTGGTGGCCTCCCTGGTGAGCGGCGTGGAGCGGCTGCTCGACGAGGGCGCCCGCCACGTCGTGGTCCCCGGGAACCTCCCCGCCGGCTGCATCCCCATCACGCTCACCATGTACCCGTCCGAGGACAGGTCCGAGTACGACCCGCGGACCGGGTGTCTGAAGAAGTACAACGCCGTGGCGCTCTACCATAACGCCATGCTCCGTATCGCGCTGGATCGTCTCCAGCGACGGCGGCCGGAGTCACGCATCGTCTACGGTGACTACTACACGCCTTACATCCAGTTCGCGCGCACCCCGCACCTCTACGGTCAGTCAGCTGGTCCTTGGCTTTGCATTTTTGCATGTTCATTTCGCTCTCTTTCTTCTCTGATTCTCTCATATAGCGGCCTGcgtgcaaaaaaaaaacactatagGAAGGAAGAGCCGAATAGGAATAGGAATATCTAGCTGCTCTGCTTTGCTGCTCTGGGGCCTCGTCGCTCTGGCACGAGCAGAGAGCACTGGGAGGCTTGCCTTTATGCCCGGTACGTTTTGGAGCAGTTCCAGGGCTGGTGCCTTGCTGCGGCACCGTACTGCGTTTGCATTTTTGAAGAAACTGCTAGTACTGGGATGGACCGACCTGCCGACCGAGCAGTAGCAGACTAGCAGTCCGGCCCGTCTTGTTCTGTTATTTTTTTTGCTCGTCCAACAGTGGTAGCGAGGGACAAAAACAAGCTCGTGAATTCTCCGTCCCTCCCGCCTGGCGCGGGGGGAGGCTCAGGCATCGTAGTACGACCTGCGGTGGTTGGTACTAGGGTACAAGGGTGTACACTTGGGGTATTATTATGTCTCCGTCGTCGTCTCCGTGCGTGTGCATGTGTGTTTCCAAGTCTTGCCATGTCGCGTCGCGGTTGGCGCGCGAGGATTGTGGATCTCTCAAATCACAACCCAGCCGCCGCGAGCTGGCCCTCGGATCATCGGATTAGGAGGCCAGCCGTGCCCTGCCGTGCCGCGAGAGTGATATATGGTTGGGTGTTATTGGtgcctaaggccctgtttagttctctacccaaaattttttcatccatcccatcgaatctttggacacatgcatggaacattaaatgtagataaaaaaataaactaattacacagtttagttaagaatcgcgagacgaatcttttaagcctagttactccatgattagccttaagtgctacagtaacccacatgtgctaatgacagattaattatgcttaataaatttgtcttgcagtttcgtgacgagctatgtaatttgtttttttattagtttctaaaaatccctcccgacatccttccgacacatccgatgtgacacccaaaaaattttcgtttccaatctaaacaggccctaacgcTGGCGTAGTAGTGTCAGGGGTTGCCAGCCAGAGGGAGAGCAACATTGGTGTGAGTGTTAAGTGTGAGTTCAGTTCACCTACCAGCACAGAGGAGCAGATCCTGGCACAGCCTGTGCTAGTACGGGCTCCTCCCTCCTGCCTGGGGCTGGGGCTCCACTCGGCACTCGTGTCTCGTCCATGGATGGATCCTTCCATGCCCCGGTCGATGCCCACACCAAGGCCAACCTGGCACTGTGCATGCTGCCACGACAAGTTACTACTGTCTGTCCTCAGCATAGGGGGAGACTGGATGTGATGTGCATCTGATGATCTGATTCTGATGAACATctgatgtgtgtgtgtgtgcagggTACAAGCGCGGCGCTCTGCGTgcgtgctgcggcggcggcgggccgtACAACTACAACATGAGCGCGTCGTGCGGGCTCCCCGGCGCCACCACCTGCGAGGACCCCGACGCGCACGTCAGCTGGGACGGCATCCACCTCACCGAGGCGCCCTACCGCTTCATCGCCAACACCTGGGTCAAGGGCCCCTACGCGCACCCGCCGCTCGCCACCGTCGTCATCGAGGACATGGTCGACtgactcactcactcactcataTTAGTTGTATAACGTGAATTCCATTTCTTCATCTTCGTCTTCATGTATATTGGGGATCCGAACGGATGATCGGAGTACAAATTTGAAAAATCGGTTAGGGTTTTCTTGTGTTCTCGTCATGCCGCACCTGTGTGCCTGCCCTTGCCCTCTGCTCCAATCGAGCGAGCGGTTTTGCCGTTTTGGTgtcgttgctgctgctgctgctgctggcttgCTGCTGCCGTGCAGTGTGATACGGAGTATACTTGTTGTTTGGGCATAGAGATCAGATCAATGAAGAAAACAACTCTGTTTTGATGGTTGATTGAGTACTATGTTGGGCAATACTGTATAGTAGTATACGCTAAGGCTCAACTCAAGGTACCCAAACAAACAAGCTCAAAAGCACTACTACTAAGCACGTCTCTGCCTTTCCATGACCAACTTGAGGTGGTGCTCGATGCCAGGACACTCATCAAAATGAAAGCCTTCGGCACCGGATCCGGATAGACACTCAAACTTTGCGAGGTGCGTGCGTGACAAATCCATGACTGTGGCGATCCCTTATCCCTCCAAAGATTATGGCTCACAGCCGAAACCGGTCCAGCAGAGAACAAAACTGCCGAGGCGTAGGAGAGGAGAGACCACACAAGGTTGCTGCAGCAAGCAACGCACATATGCCGAGGGACCAGCAAGACCCCCCCGGTGCAGCGGACGTGCGTGCGTGATGCAACCCAAGCCGTGCTGTGCTGCCTCGCAAATAATCATTGCCGCTTTTGCCTTTGACCATGGCGATTGGCAGGCAGCGCCGTCATTACTCCTCTCGAGTCCATCGGATCCGTTGCCGAGACAAGGCCAGGCCGTCCCGGGTGCGGTACGGTGCGGCACAAGCGGGACGCGTGGACGGCGCCGTGCGCTGCTTCGCCGCGCTCGCCTTCGCGGctgcgcctgcgcctgcgccgAGGAGGGAGGAGGCCGGCCCAGTGCGGTGCGGCGCATGTGCGCGTTGCCGCCCCGAGACAAACCGTCACGTGTGCGCCCGCGCCTGCGGCTGGGATATGTGGATGGACGAGCCTGCGTGGCGTGCCTCCCCCACCTCTCGCGTCGCGCCCGCGTTAAATGTCCTTGGTGTTGGGAACCAAATCAACCAGGAATACGATGATCCCACCGACGGGATCAATGCAAGCCTCTTAAACGTGGATTAGAGATTAGGCAAGTCTCAATGAGATTTTATAGGAAGTTTTATGTATATTAAATAGAACGTCACATTAGCAAAATAAGTTTTTTTTGCATGAAATtgaaaagagagagaaaggaaTCGTTTCATCGCTACGAAACCTTTCAGCGGTGTTTCCAAAACGTCGGAAACGGTGTGAAACCCACACTGAGAGCTTCCTTCGTTTCATCCGAGTAGTACTCATTCTTGTTCGTCGTTTCTTCATCACGATCCGCTGGGCAAGGCTCCGCGGCCACGGGTGGGCGCGCCGCCAGGTGCAGAGCATCGCCGCAGGGAAGACTGCCTCCACTGCGGGCGAGGCCACTGGTCCGCCGCCGCAGGCTTCGTTCGATGCGGGCGCCTGCTCTGCCGCCACGACGCGAGCACGAGCGCTGCCGCGACACGCGCGGCTCCTCCGCGGACTCCGTCGCCACGGGCAAGGCTGCCTCCACCGCGGCCGAGGTCGCCGGTCCACCGCAGGCTCCGTTTGATGCGAGAGCCAGCTCCGCCGCCGCGATGCGAGCGCGAGTGTTGCCGTGGGCGCAGCTCCTCCGCGAACTCCGTCGCCGCGGGCGCAGCTCCACCGTGAGCTCTGTCGCTGCGGGCACAGCTCCTCCACGAGCTCCTTCGCCGCACGCACAGCTCCTCCACGGGCTCCTTCGCTGGGCACCAGCTAGGAAGGAGGGCGTGAGCTCGCGAGCATGGCGGCCGTGGGTGCAAGGGGATGAACGGTGGGGAAGAGAAGGAAAAGTAGAGAGAGAAGCCTGTGGGACCCAATGAAGGTTAAATAATCCTATGAAACTATGTGTTGAAACTATCCATTGAGACTTGAGAGAGAGATCTTTTTCATGCATAAGTTTTGCTTTTTGGAAACTGGGAAGTGAAATcatacattgagactggccttacgcTTAACCGAGTTGTCCGCTTCATCGGACGCTCTATAGACCACTGACCGACCGCCCGCTACAGAACTCAGAGATGTCAACAGCCCATTCGCGATTCTCCGCGGTGAATTCATCCCTTAGAGaaagtattatagtgggctgtaaGCCAACTAAAtactgaggtggaggagagaagagaggagagagaagagaagcaAACTATAAGTTTACAACCAGCTTAGACACAAGAAtcaagaaactttgtgagagagataagtgggtcaagtattaatagtgaatagctaactattgtatgggtgaGTTGTATCATTAAACTTGCTCTTAGAGGATGAAGATGGTATGGATTTTGTTTCTGTGGAGAAATTAAACAGAGCTAAAGTTGTCCCCGTCGGGGTTTACGAGGCTGGGATGGTATGCAAGTCCTCGTCTCCGCTCCCCGCAGGGACCTGACTCTGAAGGCCGGCCTATATACTTGCAAGACCCAATGACTATGATATATAAGCAAAATTCAAATCCTAATCCTTCGTTTCCTCAGTCTTGAATATGAATATTTGTAGAACAGATTTGTTTGTATACCATTAATGTGAATTCATGAATATGTGAATAGTTAACATGATATGAGCTAATGCGGGTACGCGAAACCCCACGAAGATTATTCGACATACATGGGTATGGATTGGGAGAAAACGTCTCCATAACATTTGACGGGGACAGAATGGGGAAAGTTTTTTCCCACGAGAACAGGGATGAAGAGGCACTCCCGGATAGGGAATTTCTTGTTGACATCTTAACGTAAACACCGATCAACTCTATCTAGGCGGTTCAACGTGTACATTTAAACATAAGATTAGATCAATGCAAGTCGCACTTCATCCATTCTTTTGTTCGTTCGTTACAAATTCAAACACATTATCATCATGTTTGAGATCGAAAATAAGCAGCACTGCAGCAGTTCAGAAGGGGTGAAGATGGATTCACCAGTGCGGCCTGCAGCAGTTAAACTAGCCCGAGGCCTATGGCACTGTGACGTGGGAGATCGACTGACGAACCTGGCCAAGCAACAAGAACAAAAGCAGACTGGATAGATTTGTATGTAGagataaaagaaaaagggaaaaaaaatcCATCGCACCTTCCTCAAGTATTGCACGAGTTCGATTTATCTCCCTCAGGCCTCAATCGAAAAAAAAACTGATTATCATATTCTATAAACATTTAGAATCATTCGATTTACCTGACATCGCACGTGAACCTATGTGACGCCACATCAGCAACGAGGGAGGTAAAACAAGTCAAAAAGATCAGGGTTACTTCAATATTGCTTAGATTTTACGGGTCCATTCGCctaggggtgtttggttggtgttggtaaagtttaacagatattgtagtatttttgtcttatttaaaaattattgtccaatcatagattaattaggctcaaaagattcgtctcgcaaattactctctagctgtgtttttagtttcgtaaatagtctatatttaatactccatgcatgtgtctaaatattcgatgtgatgggcgaTAAAGTTTATCGGAGGAAACcgaaaccaaacaccccctaagccGTAATTTTTCTGTCAGCcagtaatatttttctctcacaataaatcagtcacagtacttttagccatgacttttcagaccaaCGAATACGCTCTATCAGTATTGGAAATAACACTCTAGTTGTTTTAGAAGCATTAGTAGCTCTCAAAGCATGTATAAACTGTTTTGGGGCTTCTGTTGGACTAAACATTAATTACTCAAAATCTATGGTGGTTACAATGAACATCTGAGACTAAAGACTAGAGCAACTAGCAATAACTCTTGATTGTGTCAAGGGAACTCTCCCTTTCACCTATCTAGGAATACTTTGAGAATCAGCATACTTTGGGAATCACTAAGCCGGAGGCGACTTATATTTTCACAGGTCAATAAATGTGAATGGAGATGGCACCTAGCTTGGCGTTTTTAAATCAAGCTGGAAGATTACAACTAACAAACTCAGTCTTCTCTGCTACCCTCAATTTCACCCTCTACACATTCAAACTTCATTCAACAGCATTGACCAgatccacaaacatgtcatatttgATGGCAAGTCACCCTCTTTAGGGATTTGGAAGCATAGTCTTCGTGAGGAACTAACTCTTGTTGTTCTTATGTGCAAGTACTGAAGGAAATCTCTTCTTAAAGactgtctttcttctttttagcTTTGTTTAGCATTTCCTTCTTTGTATAGATAAAATTTATAGAATGAATTCAGTAGGGGATTCCTCTCCTATtttgctcaaaaaaaaataataaaatgaatTCAGTAGGGGATTCCTATCCCATGGTTTGTATGTCAAAGCCCTCAAAGCAATGTTATTAATCGGCTCATCATCGCTAATCACCCTAGTAACGATAAGGACAACCAAGATGATTAGTCGATGATAAGGACGATTAATCGACCTCTTATCGGCCTAGTCCTCCATATAATCGACAAGCTTCATTGTGGCCCCGTACACCTGCAATCTTTCCTTGACCCTGCAGCAGGAGGGAGGAGATGGTAGTATTACTACAAGAGGGAGGCAGGGAAGATGCACGGACAAGCTGCTTGGAACCGGAAGGGAGTGAGAATGCAGGAGGGGAAGAGATGCAGCTGCACACCCAGCAACAGCAGCCGACATCTAGAGGCTGGGGGGTAAGGAGGACTGAGGAGGTGATGAAAAGAGTGGGAGACTGGGAGCGGTTTAAAAGAGAAATCCTAATACGTCTGGCCTTAATAGAGGCATAGAGCTAGCTCAATAAGCTGAAGCAACCCATCTGCCTATTTGGTGTCTGGTCGGTTGGGACACCTATTCGGAGGATTTATGGTGAGTAATTGATGAGAAATTGGATGCCCATATTTTTGATCGCTCTGTCGCCTAATCGAGTGCTAGGTACCGTTAAGAACGATTATTCGCGACTAATTAGACAATCTGATAACATTGCCTCAAAGAACCCATAATGAAGCCTTCTTGCTGAAACACCTTGATACATTCTTCAATATGATTGATGTGCCCTGGGCTTCTCTAATTTTATAAAGTTATTACAGTAATGGAAGTCTGCTAGGTTCAACAAGAAAAAGTCTCATGTTGGTGAAGGGGCATAACCAAACTCTTgttggatttattatgggctAGACCCATTTAGatgtaataaatcaataaactctatgatgtgtaattatggacaatatatattgtaccaaattgaaAGTCCAAGGGTTGGAGTGGCAGGCTGACGGTACGGGAGTTTCAACTCAATTATGTGGGAGATTCAACTTATTATCTGCGGGTGTTTCGATAAGTAATTGTGGGAGTTTCAACTCCGCGTGAAAACCTTTCAGATGCTCGTCACCTCAGCCGCCAACAGGGAAGTCCcttcccctcctctcctctccagccACAAGGATAAATAGGAGACTTATCTCTTTGGTACAACAAGAGAGAACACACAGATCACAGTTTCGTTGCAAAGTAGGAATCCCCATCTCGTAACTCCGCGCGCACGGAGGAGCGAGAGGGCAGGTGCCTCCGGAGCCCTTGCCGGTCGAGACCTTGCACGGGGGATCGACAATTAGGCTTTTGGGGAGCATCTACACGACTGCCGAACTCCATTGCTGCTGTTCATCTTCTTCCCAGAGATCTCTTGGTGTTGCTGATCgccgtcttctccttcttggtgaTTGGTCTGTCGTCTTCGCCTTCGTCTCTGCTCCATGGCGATCGAGAAAGGACAAGGTTCTAGAA
It encodes:
- the LOC8055746 gene encoding GDSL esterase/lipase At5g45910; the encoded protein is MASRRRGFSGLPPPACLPVVVLVVCLAAAVAVSGEPLPQYYNAIFSFGDSFSDTGNFVIINSGKLPNMPKFPPPYARCSNGRLVIDFLAEAFGLPLLPPSANKGTNFSQGANFAVMGATALDLKYFKDNNVWSIPPFNTSMNVQLEWFQEVKQSICPSDPSTCRALFAKSLFVFGEFGGNDYSFAWKADWSLEKVKTTLVPAVVASLVSGVERLLDEGARHVVVPGNLPAGCIPITLTMYPSEDRSEYDPRTGCLKKYNAVALYHNAMLRIALDRLQRRRPESRIVYGDYYTPYIQFARTPHLYGYKRGALRACCGGGGPYNYNMSASCGLPGATTCEDPDAHVSWDGIHLTEAPYRFIANTWVKGPYAHPPLATVVIEDMVD